One genomic region from Streptomyces sp. NBC_01431 encodes:
- a CDS encoding IS630 family transposase: MIELGGARGLGPAAQEVVRLRVVAALESGQVRTYRRAAEVFGVSERSVGTWWRKYKAAGRESLAAVGKWLRRHGFSPQRPDRRSYRQDQAKVDAWLGAEYPAIAAQAKAEHAVVAWADQCGLRSDTAPPGRSWAPAGQSPTVKVSGRRFRVNIMSAIASRGSLWFTVFTGKFTAKVFTLFLDRLARQAGRKVHVIADRHPVHRSKAVRTWLDANAERIELHLMPGYSPELNPDEILNADIKRNVHAARARSVNDLARETRRFLHRRQRQPRRVQGYFHARHVRYTLE; this comes from the coding sequence GTGATCGAGCTTGGGGGTGCGCGGGGCCTGGGGCCTGCCGCGCAGGAGGTGGTGCGGCTGCGGGTGGTGGCCGCGCTGGAGTCGGGACAGGTGCGGACGTATCGGCGGGCGGCCGAGGTGTTCGGGGTGTCGGAGCGGTCCGTGGGCACCTGGTGGCGCAAGTACAAGGCCGCGGGCAGGGAGTCGCTCGCCGCGGTGGGCAAGTGGCTGCGCCGGCACGGCTTCTCCCCACAGCGCCCCGACCGCCGCTCCTACCGGCAGGACCAGGCGAAGGTGGATGCCTGGCTGGGCGCCGAGTACCCCGCGATCGCTGCCCAGGCGAAGGCGGAGCACGCCGTGGTGGCCTGGGCGGACCAGTGCGGCCTGCGCTCGGACACCGCCCCGCCGGGACGGTCGTGGGCCCCGGCCGGGCAGAGCCCGACCGTGAAGGTCAGCGGCCGGCGGTTCCGCGTGAACATCATGTCCGCGATCGCCTCCCGCGGCTCGCTCTGGTTCACCGTGTTCACGGGGAAGTTCACCGCGAAGGTGTTCACCCTCTTCCTCGACCGGCTCGCCCGCCAGGCCGGACGCAAGGTTCACGTCATCGCCGACCGGCACCCCGTCCACCGCAGCAAGGCCGTCCGTACCTGGCTGGATGCGAACGCCGAGCGGATCGAGCTGCACCTGATGCCCGGCTACAGCCCCGAACTCAACCCCGACGAGATCTTGAACGCGGACATCAAGCGGAACGTCCACGCCGCCCGCGCCCGCTCGGTCAACGACCTCGCCCGCGAGACCCGGCGATTCCTCCACCGCCGCCAGCGCCAACCCCGCCGCGTCCAGGGCTACTTCCACGCCCGTCACGTCCGCTACACCCTCGAATAG
- a CDS encoding EF-hand domain-containing protein yields MTTEAVIRKYDLIFDRLDADGNGVLEFADCEHMGREVIRSGRVSADSAKAIALFAAYREAWDRLVEAADSDGDGIITREEFRSAMSDTLGRREQVVSGCRSVLDAEFAAIDADDDGLVPVADFQGYLEALGSSPAEAAATCSQLDTNNDGQVSRAEFHAGWEHYLLSDELSGAGNNFLGSPA; encoded by the coding sequence GTGACCACGGAAGCCGTTATTCGTAAGTACGACCTGATCTTCGACCGGCTCGACGCTGACGGCAATGGAGTGCTGGAGTTCGCAGACTGTGAGCACATGGGCCGAGAGGTAATTCGCTCAGGTCGCGTGTCTGCGGACTCCGCCAAGGCGATCGCACTGTTCGCGGCCTACCGAGAGGCGTGGGACCGCCTTGTGGAGGCGGCCGACAGCGACGGGGACGGCATCATCACCCGTGAGGAGTTCCGGTCGGCCATGTCCGACACCCTCGGGCGCAGGGAGCAGGTGGTCTCTGGATGCCGATCGGTACTGGACGCGGAGTTCGCGGCCATCGACGCCGACGACGACGGGCTCGTCCCGGTAGCTGATTTCCAGGGCTATCTGGAGGCTTTGGGCTCCAGCCCGGCGGAGGCCGCCGCTACGTGTTCGCAGCTGGACACGAACAACGACGGGCAGGTCTCCCGGGCAGAATTCCACGCGGGCTGGGAGCACTACCTGCTCAGTGATGAACTCTCCGGGGCCGGCAACAACTTCCTTGGAAGCCCGGCCTGA
- a CDS encoding polymorphic toxin-type HINT domain-containing protein: MRLRSTCATLIPAALVAGLLGVSPASADDASKPPVDRRSVVQLWESGGRGIKWEAEKALLGSDDDINAFLVGKDKTQYIDDRVAVSRMINFGGRGVRIAGTAALATGKPEDVQAFLRDGWKAPLDQDRRVEVSTIINAGGRGVQMAGTEALKDTPEDVKQFLEVGQYKAQETDDRVAVSKLINFGGPAMQAAGTLALQGTPDDIREFLEIGQFTARNRDQETATLQQLLDQAKQAGAQADVATKEAEEASARAVTASELAKQAAQTAAKEAAAANIDSKTAAYKAQQAAQAAMAAAEASQQAIQSANAANRSARIAALAAAQTSAAATAAADAASRAYDSSVAALGDASKADKAKNDAVAARMAGNLARESGIAAEHAAAASRAAATAVNAALSAAGNSDAAADAAEEANKSADAAGAHSEEAHQAAIQTRRHAAEANRAAQAAITLANKAADAAIEARDAANSAAGHANKAADAAEEAVKHAGEADKASAQSSAYATAAAEAASSAEAAATTGKKVFALAREVEAEDLTTRTNAAIERAKSQKTSTDTAVSNLAKAALEGKAIDDDTTALAAEADKPGADTKAVAVKGRAIAMRAMKAFDSWRQSAAAQALAGSDDDVLTYLRTGAKKAGSDEIRQQVSDLASQSPYEQVRTGAVEALKGTDQQISDFYSTGQFQVALVEYRVLISKINNAGGPSVKKASQDALADGSVQALTAFLNNGRYQAQNTDERVIATKLYNDGGPEVKGAAMVALTGPAAKLHDFVEIGQYMADRKDKLTDNHVAQGQRLLNETFEVAATARQKANTAAQAAAIAKGAKADANKAAADALASAALAKTYAADAAQSADAAQASANQAAKSAATARDAADRASNDAAAAEESAAQAQFSATYARQSADAANRSAAIAYDAKLDAGKSRDEALQAASAAWAHVNEVRQAEEAAARQQAESDRKKQQEGKKKKPCIPRINQDHLPLCVWNTEDYVLQQPDIDNAFNRFLAKGFMIATGLEGVVKCMENPTLMECLGAGADLAGASKMSAAEKLLSRGLSAVEDLANDSRFYKLPPCTKCFLAGTKVLMADSSTKNIESVKIGDQVTATEPLSGKTEPRRVTALIVTEHDKIFNNLSIKTRQGLEHLIATNEHPFWSPSQHAWVEAGKLTKGMTLRAVDGTTVDIDGNYSYEQNARTYNLTVDDLHTYYVLAGTTPILVHNSNCMGPMLDDTSEAYIRGKHFAGGANLDATKGVFSHDVDLDQLAEKAGGVASSEPNASGFYERVVNYEKPIGETSAQDGARQTSWFMLVQDKWGGVITMYPIPPR, translated from the coding sequence GTGCGTCTGCGCAGTACCTGCGCGACACTGATCCCCGCTGCCCTGGTCGCGGGCCTTCTGGGGGTCTCGCCGGCGTCGGCTGATGACGCTTCCAAGCCGCCTGTCGACCGTCGAAGCGTCGTGCAGTTGTGGGAATCAGGCGGGCGCGGCATCAAGTGGGAGGCCGAGAAGGCCCTTCTGGGCTCGGACGATGACATCAACGCGTTCCTGGTCGGCAAGGACAAGACGCAGTACATAGATGACCGTGTGGCTGTCAGTCGCATGATCAACTTCGGTGGTCGGGGAGTCCGGATCGCGGGCACCGCGGCGCTTGCGACCGGTAAGCCCGAGGATGTGCAGGCATTCCTGCGGGACGGATGGAAGGCTCCGCTCGACCAGGACCGGCGTGTTGAGGTCTCCACGATCATCAACGCCGGTGGCCGGGGCGTGCAGATGGCGGGCACCGAAGCCCTGAAGGACACACCGGAGGACGTCAAGCAGTTCCTCGAGGTCGGCCAGTACAAGGCCCAGGAGACGGATGACCGCGTCGCGGTCTCCAAGCTCATCAACTTCGGCGGGCCCGCGATGCAAGCCGCCGGAACGCTCGCCCTGCAGGGCACCCCGGACGATATCCGTGAGTTCCTGGAGATCGGGCAGTTCACGGCCCGCAACCGGGATCAGGAAACCGCAACCCTGCAACAACTCCTCGACCAGGCCAAGCAAGCGGGCGCACAGGCCGATGTGGCCACCAAGGAGGCCGAGGAGGCCTCTGCCCGCGCGGTGACCGCCTCCGAGCTGGCCAAGCAAGCTGCACAGACCGCGGCCAAGGAGGCGGCTGCCGCCAATATCGACTCGAAGACGGCCGCGTACAAGGCGCAGCAGGCCGCACAGGCGGCCATGGCCGCGGCAGAAGCCTCCCAACAGGCCATCCAGTCCGCCAACGCAGCCAACCGGTCGGCCCGCATCGCAGCACTGGCCGCCGCGCAGACCTCTGCCGCAGCGACCGCTGCCGCCGACGCCGCCAGCCGTGCCTACGATTCCTCTGTCGCCGCGCTCGGCGATGCCTCCAAGGCGGACAAGGCCAAGAACGACGCCGTTGCCGCCCGAATGGCCGGCAATCTCGCCAGGGAATCTGGCATCGCGGCCGAGCACGCGGCTGCCGCGTCACGCGCTGCCGCCACCGCGGTGAACGCGGCCTTGAGCGCCGCGGGTAATTCTGATGCTGCAGCAGATGCAGCCGAAGAGGCCAACAAGAGCGCGGACGCTGCAGGGGCGCACTCCGAGGAGGCCCACCAAGCCGCGATCCAGACCCGCCGCCACGCTGCCGAAGCCAACCGCGCTGCCCAAGCGGCCATCACGCTGGCCAACAAGGCCGCCGACGCCGCCATCGAAGCGCGGGATGCGGCCAACTCGGCAGCCGGGCACGCGAACAAGGCCGCCGACGCGGCCGAGGAAGCCGTCAAACACGCCGGCGAAGCCGACAAGGCCTCAGCCCAGTCCAGCGCCTACGCAACAGCTGCTGCGGAAGCCGCCTCCAGCGCGGAAGCCGCCGCTACCACCGGCAAGAAGGTGTTTGCTCTGGCCCGTGAGGTCGAAGCAGAAGACCTCACCACCCGCACCAACGCCGCTATCGAACGCGCCAAGTCCCAGAAGACCAGCACCGACACAGCGGTCTCCAACCTGGCGAAGGCCGCGCTGGAGGGCAAGGCGATCGACGACGACACAACGGCCCTGGCCGCCGAAGCCGACAAACCCGGCGCCGATACCAAGGCCGTCGCCGTCAAGGGCCGCGCCATAGCCATGCGCGCCATGAAGGCCTTCGACTCCTGGCGCCAGTCCGCTGCCGCCCAAGCCCTGGCCGGCAGCGACGACGACGTCCTCACCTACCTGCGTACCGGTGCGAAAAAGGCCGGCAGCGACGAAATTCGGCAGCAGGTCTCCGACCTGGCCTCCCAGAGCCCCTATGAGCAAGTCCGTACCGGTGCCGTCGAGGCGCTGAAGGGGACGGACCAGCAGATCAGCGACTTCTACTCCACCGGCCAGTTTCAGGTCGCGCTCGTGGAGTACCGCGTCCTCATATCGAAGATCAACAATGCGGGCGGGCCCAGCGTCAAGAAGGCCTCCCAGGACGCCTTGGCCGACGGTAGCGTCCAGGCTCTGACAGCCTTCCTCAACAACGGCCGCTACCAGGCCCAGAACACCGACGAACGGGTCATCGCCACCAAGCTCTACAACGACGGCGGACCCGAGGTGAAGGGCGCCGCCATGGTTGCCCTCACAGGCCCCGCCGCCAAGCTGCATGACTTCGTCGAGATCGGTCAGTACATGGCCGACCGCAAGGACAAGCTCACCGACAACCACGTCGCCCAAGGCCAGCGTCTCCTCAACGAGACCTTCGAAGTCGCCGCCACCGCCCGCCAGAAGGCGAATACCGCAGCTCAGGCCGCTGCCATCGCCAAGGGCGCCAAGGCCGACGCCAACAAGGCCGCCGCCGACGCCCTCGCCTCAGCCGCCCTGGCCAAGACATACGCAGCTGACGCCGCCCAGTCGGCCGACGCCGCCCAGGCCAGCGCGAATCAGGCTGCCAAATCCGCTGCCACGGCCCGCGATGCCGCCGACAGAGCTAGCAACGACGCCGCCGCAGCCGAGGAATCCGCCGCCCAGGCCCAGTTCTCCGCCACCTACGCCCGACAGTCCGCCGATGCCGCTAACCGCTCCGCCGCCATCGCCTATGACGCCAAACTAGATGCGGGCAAGAGCCGCGACGAAGCCCTCCAAGCCGCCAGCGCAGCCTGGGCTCATGTCAACGAGGTGCGCCAGGCCGAGGAAGCCGCTGCACGTCAGCAGGCAGAAAGCGACCGAAAGAAGCAGCAGGAGGGTAAGAAGAAGAAGCCCTGCATCCCGCGAATCAACCAGGACCATCTCCCGCTCTGTGTGTGGAACACGGAGGACTACGTACTCCAGCAGCCGGACATCGATAACGCGTTCAACCGCTTCCTGGCCAAGGGCTTCATGATCGCTACGGGCCTCGAGGGCGTAGTCAAGTGCATGGAGAACCCCACACTGATGGAGTGCCTGGGCGCTGGCGCCGATCTCGCGGGAGCCAGCAAGATGTCGGCCGCTGAGAAACTCCTATCCAGAGGCCTCTCAGCCGTCGAAGACCTCGCCAACGACAGCCGCTTTTACAAGCTGCCCCCTTGCACCAAGTGCTTCCTCGCAGGCACCAAGGTACTCATGGCGGACAGCAGCACCAAGAACATCGAATCCGTCAAGATCGGCGATCAGGTCACAGCGACCGAACCACTCAGCGGCAAGACCGAGCCGCGCAGAGTGACAGCCCTGATCGTCACCGAACACGACAAAATCTTCAACAACCTCTCCATCAAGACCCGCCAGGGCCTTGAGCATCTCATCGCCACTAACGAGCACCCCTTCTGGTCACCGTCCCAACACGCCTGGGTCGAGGCCGGAAAGCTCACCAAGGGCATGACCCTGCGCGCCGTTGACGGCACCACCGTCGACATCGACGGTAACTACTCCTATGAGCAGAACGCCCGCACGTACAACCTCACCGTCGACGACCTTCACACGTACTATGTACTGGCCGGGACCACACCGATCCTCGTTCATAACTCCAACTGCATGGGGCCAATGCTTGATGACACAAGTGAGGCTTACATTCGCGGGAAGCATTTTGCTGGCGGGGCGAACTTGGATGCAACCAAGGGTGTGTTCAGTCACGATGTCGATCTCGATCAGCTTGCTGAAAAGGCAGGTGGGGTTGCTTCATCTGAACCGAACGCGAGCGGTTTCTATGAGCGGGTAGTCAATTACGAAAAGCCTATCGGGGAGACGTCAGCCCAAGATGGGGCGCGACAGACGTCGTGGTTCATGCTTGTGCAGGACAAGTGGGGCGGCGTGATCACGATGTATCCGATTCCGCCCAGGTAA